The following proteins come from a genomic window of Populus nigra chromosome 6, ddPopNigr1.1, whole genome shotgun sequence:
- the LOC133697648 gene encoding glycerol-3-phosphate dehydrogenase SDP6, mitochondrial, translating to MSSAARLRRVCAAALATATVASVGGSIILSPNISSNDRGSGTVLEAVRSKINDPYANVPSRAVQESALIGASQANPLDILVVGGGATGCGVAFDAVTRGLRVGLVEREDFSSGTSSRSTKLIHGGVRYLEKAVFNLDYGQLKLVFHALEERKQVIENAPHLCHALPCMTPCFDWFEVVYYWAGLKMYDLVAGARLLHFSRYYSAKESIELFPTLAKKGNDRNLRGTVVYYDGQMNDSRVNVGLACSAALAGAAVLNHAEVISFLKDEATGRIIGARIRDNFSGKEFETYAKVVVNAAGPFCDSVRKLADKEATNMICPSSGVHIVLPDYYSPEGMGLIVPKTKDGRVVFMLPWLGRTVAGTTDSNTVITPLPEPHEDEIQFILDAISDYLSVKVRRTDVLSAWSGIRPLAVDPSAKSTESISRDHVVCEDYPGLVTITGGKWTTYRSMAEDAVDAAVKSGKLSPKNGSVTHNLRLMGGDGWEPSYFTVLAQQYVRMKRTHGGEVVPAIMDTVAAKHLSHAYGTLAERVAAIAQNEGLGKRLAHGYPFMEAEVAYCARNEYCESAVDFIARRSRLAFLDTDAAGRALPRVIEILAAEHNWDKSRKAQELQKAKEFLETFKSSKNAQFHDGKH from the exons ATGTCCTCTGCCGCTCGTCTTCGCCGCGTATGCGCTGCTGCTCTGGCCACCGCTACCGTCGCCTCTGTTGGCGGCTCCATCATCCTATCTCCAAACATCTCCTCCAACGACCGCGGCTCTGGAACCGTGCTCGAAGCCGTGAGGAGCAAAATCAATGATCCGTACGCTAACGTTCCGTCGCGAGCAGTTCAAGAGTCAGCTTTGATCGGAGCTAGTCAAGCCAATCCTCTTGACATTCTCGTCGTCGGTGGTGGCGCCACCGGATGCGGTGTCGCTTTCGATGCCGTGACTCGTGGACTTCGTGTTGGCCTTGTTGAACGCGAAGATTTCTCTTCCGGCACATCTTCAAGGTCCACTAAGCTAATTCATGGCG GAGTTCGTTACTTGGAGAAAGCtgtatttaatcttgactatggGCAATTGAAGCTAGTCTTCCATGCGCTCGAGGAGCGCAAACAGGTTATCGAGAATGCACCTCACCTGTGCCATGCTCTGCCATGTATGACGCCATGTTTTGATTGGTTTGAGGTGGTGTATTATTGGGCTGGCTTGAAAATGTATGATTTGGTCGCTGGAGCGCGGTTGTTACATTTTTCTAGATATTATTCTGCAAAAGAGTCCATTGAGTTGTTCCCTACTCTTGCGAAGAAGGGAAATGATAGGAATCTGAGGGGCACTGTGGTGTATTATGATGGTCAGATGAATGATTCACGAGTCAATGTTGGTTTGGCCTGTAGTGCTGCGTTGGCTGGAGCGGCAGTGCTCAACCACGCGGAAGTCATTTCATTTCTGAAAGATGAGGCTACCGGGCGAATAATTGGTGCACGGATTCGGGACAATTTTTCAG GCAAAGAGTTTGAAACCTATGCAAAAGTTGTTGTAAACGCGGCTGGGCCATTTTGTGACTCTGTAAGGAAATTAGCTGACAAAGAGGCAACAAATATGATCTGTCCTAGCAGTGGTGTGCATATCGTTCTTCCTGATTATTACTCTCCTGAGGGAATGGGCTTGATTGTTCCCAAAACAAAGGATGGTCGTGTTGTTTTCATGCTGCCATGGTTGGGAAGAACTGTCGCTGGCACAACAGATTCCAACACTGTCATCACTCCACTTCCAGAACCACACGAGGATGAGATTCAGTTTATACTTGATGCGATCTCTGATTACCTTAGTGTTAAG GTTCGGCGCACAGATGTTCTTTCAGCTTGGAGTGGCATTCGCCCACTGGCTGTTGATCCATCAGCAAAGAGCACCGAGAGCATCTCTAGAGATCATGTTGTATGCGAAGACTATCCAGGCCTGGTAACAATCACTGGTGGTAAATGGACCACTTACCGAag CATGGCAGAAGATGCTGTTGATGCAGCTGTTAAGTCTGGAAAGTTAAGTCCAAAAAATGGAAGTGTAACTCACAATCTGAGGCTGATGGGTGGAGATGGATGGGAACCTTCATATTTTACTGTTCTTGCTCAACAATATGTACGCATGAAGAGGACACATGGTGGAGAAGTTGTCCCTGCAATAATGGACACTGTTGCAGCTAAGCACTTATCTCATGCATATGGTACATTGGCAGAACGAGTAGCTGCTATAGCTCAG AATGAAGGTCTGGGGAAGAGGCTTGCCCATGGATATCCTTTTATGGAAGCCGAGGTTGCTTATTGTGCGCGGAATGAGTACTGTGAATCAGCTGTTGATTTCATTGCTAGAAGATCACGGCTTGCTTTCTTGGACACTGATGCTGCTGGCAGGGCCTTGCCACGTGTCATCGAGATACTGGCTGCTGAACACAATTGGGACAAGTCAAGGAAGGCACAAGAATTACAGAAGGCAAAAGAATTTTTGGAAACTTTTAAATCTTCTAAAAATGCTCAGTTCCATGATGGGAAACACTGA